The Desulfitibacter sp. BRH_c19 genomic interval TTAGGATTTTCCTGCAATAATTGAATAGCTTCCTTGACGGAATGAGCCTCCTCAAATTTGACAATATTGTACATGTCATCACATCCTTTCTAAATCAATCCTGCATCTTTAAATTTATTAAATAGGGTTTGCGGGTTCATGGGTAATTGGTTACATTTAATACCTGTAGCATCGTAAATTGCATTTCTAATCGCCGGAGCCGGACTAATAGCAGGGGGCTCGCCTACCGACTTACTTCCATACGGGCCAGTTGGTTCATAGCTTTCTACAAAGCTGGCACCAATTTCAGGTGTATCCATGATTGTCTGTAATTTATAATCCAAGAGATTATTGTTTAAAGGTTTACCAGTTTTGGGATCGAAAAGCAACTGCTCAGAGAGAGCATACCCAAGTCCCATGCTAACGCCTCCATGTATTTGGGCTTCTGCTAGCTGCGGGTTAATTATTTTTCCGGCATCATGGACATTATAGATTTCTAGTACTTCTACTTTCCCTGTGGTAATGTCCACCTCTACCTCAGTAAAGGTACAGCCAAAGGAAAGCGCATTAACCCTGGCATTGTTGGAAACATCAGCAGTAATAGGTGCTGAAAAGACCTGGTTATAATAAGAATCCAGAGCTACTTCTGCAAGGGGTATGATTTGTTCACCATTATGCTTGTAGACAATCCAGGCATTAACTATGTCCATGGAATCAGCTGGAATATCTGTCATGCCCCAAGCATAATTCAAGACCTTTGTCTTGATCTCATCAGCTGCCTTTTTTACGGCCATACCTGAAATATATGTCTGACGCGAAGCATAAGATCCCGTATCAAATGGAGTAATATCTGTATCCTGAGTAGAAATAACATGAACCATATCCATTGGAATGCCAATAGCTTCAGTAGCAATTTGACCTAAAGCTGTATCGCTACCCTGTCCAATTTCAGTAGCACCTATCTGCAGCTGTATGGAACCATCCTGGTTTAAGACTATCCGTGCACCTGCTACTTCCAATCCTATGGGATGAGTACCAGAACCATAGCTGAAACAGGCCATACCAAGACCGCGTCGTTTCGATCCTTTTTCTAATGGTTTTTCACCTTTTTGTTTATCCTTCTTTTCATCCCAACGGATGAGTTCTTTACCCTTTGCAATACATTCCCTAATCTTGCAGCTTCCAGCCCGGATATTTGTAAGAGGATCCACATACCCTTCCTGCACAAGATTTTTTTTGCGAAACTCTATAGGGTCCAGACCAAGTGATATGGCTACATCTTCCATGTGAGATTCAAGAGCAAATTTAACCTGAGGAATTCCATAACCTCTCATGGCTCCTGCCACAGGCATGGTAGTATATACTGTAGTGGCATTAAATTTAATTGCCTCTTGAGAATAGAGATGTCTAAACTTTGTCCCTGAATTAGATACTACTCCATGTCCTTGGGAAGCATAACCTCCATTTAAAGAAACTGCTTCAAGTTCCCTAGCAACTATGGTGCCGTCTTTTTTTACACCAGTTTTAATTTTAAAATTTATAGCATGCCTAACCCTGGTCGCAACCATGCCTTCCTCTCTGGAATACTCCAGCTTAACAGGACGTCCATGTACAACAAGTGAAAGGAAGGCATTGAGGGGTTCCTGTACTGCGTCTTGTTTGTTGCCAAAACCACCACCCACATAAGGTTTAATCACACGAATCTTACCCCAGGGAATATCTAGTGCCTGCCCAACTATTCTTCTTACAATATGGGGTATCTGGGTAGAAGTGTTAATAACAATACGTCCATCACTTTCCACGTAAGCGTAAGAAATATGGTTTTCCAAATGACAATGCTGCACAGTACTGGTCTTAAATTCGTCTTCAAAAACATAATCTGCTTCTGCATAAGCTGCTTCTAGATCACCTAATTCATACCCGGTATTTTTAATAATATTTTTTGTCCCTTGATGTATTTCAACAGCACCTTCCTTGAGAGCATCTTCTGCTGTCAAAATTGGTTCATACTCTTCATATTCCACTTCAATCAGTCTCAATGCTTGTTCTGCAGTTAATTCATCTACTGCTACAACTGCGGCTATTTCATCACCATAAAAACGTA includes:
- a CDS encoding xanthine dehydrogenase (molybdenum cofactor-binding protein; participates in purine salvage), with amino-acid sequence MLNVGNSIKRIDAIAKVRGQAKYVDDLVLKEVLVAKVLRSTIANGWVKRIDVSKARTVPGVEAIVTYEDVPRHTFPTAGHPYSKDPNHQDVADRNLLSRRVRFYGDEIAAVVAVDELTAEQALRLIEVEYEEYEPILTAEDALKEGAVEIHQGTKNIIKNTGYELGDLEAAYAEADYVFEDEFKTSTVQHCHLENHISYAYVESDGRIVINTSTQIPHIVRRIVGQALDIPWGKIRVIKPYVGGGFGNKQDAVQEPLNAFLSLVVHGRPVKLEYSREEGMVATRVRHAINFKIKTGVKKDGTIVARELEAVSLNGGYASQGHGVVSNSGTKFRHLYSQEAIKFNATTVYTTMPVAGAMRGYGIPQVKFALESHMEDVAISLGLDPIEFRKKNLVQEGYVDPLTNIRAGSCKIRECIAKGKELIRWDEKKDKQKGEKPLEKGSKRRGLGMACFSYGSGTHPIGLEVAGARIVLNQDGSIQLQIGATEIGQGSDTALGQIATEAIGIPMDMVHVISTQDTDITPFDTGSYASRQTYISGMAVKKAADEIKTKVLNYAWGMTDIPADSMDIVNAWIVYKHNGEQIIPLAEVALDSYYNQVFSAPITADVSNNARVNALSFGCTFTEVEVDITTGKVEVLEIYNVHDAGKIINPQLAEAQIHGGVSMGLGYALSEQLLFDPKTGKPLNNNLLDYKLQTIMDTPEIGASFVESYEPTGPYGSKSVGEPPAISPAPAIRNAIYDATGIKCNQLPMNPQTLFNKFKDAGLI